One region of Leptospira fainei serovar Hurstbridge str. BUT 6 genomic DNA includes:
- a CDS encoding MBOAT family O-acyltransferase yields MLFPTLEFFLFFSFVFLVHWYILPFLFPNHHIRKFFVHVFLLITSYAFYMSWDWRFGGLILLSTVIDFVLADKIHESNDPVFRKSMITLSLVLNLVFILGFFKYYNFLCGSLNELLIVLGFTEIFPILKIVLPVGVSFYTFQSLSYTIDVYRGTIPSEKSFLRFALFVSFFPQLVAGPIVTAKTFLPQLETEKKLESIPFRKAIRYFFLGYFKKVILSDNISPISDLIFKSPESYSTEALWLAAFLFWVQVYCDFSGYTDMAYSCALLLGYELPENFRMPYLSQSVTEHWRRWHITLSSWLRDYVYISLGGSRAGALRHRFNIWFTMFVAGFWHGANWTFVLWGSIQGSFLLIESLLKDLKSRLFPNLSPRPAWDNAFVPIRIVYTSLVAITFGVIFRSETLSKAFIMISGMYSYRIGELRPYMFKFGLPAILCVIVGHYLGWLIFEKGKKVQIPAWLEFSMYPFGAVLFALLSPDAEVPFIYFQF; encoded by the coding sequence TTGCTTTTCCCCACGCTCGAATTTTTCCTCTTTTTTTCTTTCGTATTCTTAGTTCACTGGTATATTCTTCCGTTCCTATTTCCGAATCACCATATTCGCAAATTCTTCGTCCACGTATTTCTATTAATCACAAGCTATGCGTTCTATATGAGCTGGGATTGGAGATTCGGAGGATTGATTCTTCTTTCCACTGTGATCGATTTCGTGCTTGCGGATAAGATTCACGAATCTAACGACCCTGTGTTCCGCAAATCGATGATCACCTTAAGCTTAGTGTTGAACTTGGTGTTCATTCTAGGCTTTTTCAAATATTACAATTTTTTATGCGGAAGTTTGAACGAGCTCTTGATCGTTCTCGGTTTTACCGAAATATTCCCGATTCTAAAAATCGTTCTTCCCGTCGGAGTTTCGTTTTACACGTTTCAATCCCTGAGTTACACGATCGACGTCTATCGAGGTACGATTCCTTCCGAAAAAAGCTTCTTAAGATTCGCCTTATTCGTATCCTTTTTCCCGCAGTTGGTGGCCGGGCCGATCGTTACGGCTAAGACGTTTCTCCCTCAATTGGAAACGGAAAAAAAGCTGGAGTCCATTCCGTTTAGAAAGGCAATACGGTATTTCTTTTTAGGATATTTTAAAAAGGTAATTTTGTCGGATAATATATCTCCAATTTCGGATTTGATTTTTAAGAGTCCGGAATCGTATTCCACCGAAGCTCTTTGGCTCGCGGCCTTCCTTTTTTGGGTTCAGGTTTATTGCGATTTCAGCGGCTATACGGACATGGCGTATAGCTGCGCGCTATTATTAGGATACGAATTGCCGGAAAACTTTCGCATGCCGTACCTCTCTCAAAGCGTCACCGAGCATTGGAGGAGATGGCATATCACTCTATCCAGCTGGCTCCGAGATTACGTATACATTTCTCTAGGCGGAAGCAGAGCCGGAGCTCTCCGTCATCGATTCAATATTTGGTTTACGATGTTTGTAGCCGGGTTTTGGCACGGAGCCAATTGGACTTTTGTCCTTTGGGGATCCATCCAAGGCAGTTTCCTATTGATCGAATCTTTGTTAAAGGATTTGAAATCCCGCTTATTCCCGAATTTATCGCCTCGCCCCGCTTGGGATAACGCGTTTGTTCCGATCCGAATCGTCTATACAAGCTTGGTTGCAATTACGTTTGGGGTCATCTTCCGGTCGGAAACTTTGAGTAAGGCATTTATCATGATATCGGGAATGTATTCCTACCGAATCGGGGAACTTCGGCCATATATGTTCAAGTTCGGTCTGCCCGCCATCTTATGCGTGATTGTCGGACATTATCTAGGTTGGCTAATATTCGAAAAAGGGAAGAAGGTTCAGATTCCGGCATGGTTGGAATTTTCTATGTATCCTTTCGGAGCTGTACTATTCGCCTTACTGAGTCCGGATGCCGAGGTGCCGTTTATCTACTTCCAGTTTTAA
- a CDS encoding DUF3332 family protein, with the protein MVKKILKKTLLLLVVAMVSLASLANCFGRFAVTHKFFSAHDGINIGSGFFNKFVKTLLLYFPFAILYGIGIFVDVVLFNLIEFWSGSNPVGLNEFDKEGKFAKTFEQDGVNITLSFTGFGSRLDLSVEKDGKFETLTALRNQPGKFFKSEGNKLVEVEVTSETIGSQVILKLVEQGKLKSSKVIEAKTLADLQSQVVEAL; encoded by the coding sequence ATGGTAAAAAAAATCCTTAAAAAAACCCTCCTGCTACTCGTAGTTGCGATGGTCTCGCTTGCTTCGCTAGCAAATTGTTTCGGCAGGTTTGCCGTGACTCATAAATTCTTTAGTGCGCATGACGGAATTAATATAGGAAGCGGGTTCTTTAACAAGTTTGTAAAAACTTTACTATTGTATTTTCCCTTCGCAATTCTGTACGGCATAGGAATTTTCGTAGACGTAGTATTGTTTAATCTAATCGAATTCTGGAGCGGCAGCAATCCGGTAGGCTTAAACGAATTCGATAAAGAAGGTAAATTCGCAAAAACATTCGAACAAGACGGCGTGAACATTACCCTTTCGTTTACCGGCTTCGGTTCTCGGCTGGATCTTAGCGTGGAAAAGGACGGCAAATTCGAAACTTTGACAGCACTAAGAAATCAACCCGGTAAGTTCTTTAAGTCGGAAGGAAATAAATTGGTAGAAGTCGAAGTCACTTCCGAAACGATCGGATCGCAAGTAATCCTGAAACTAGTAGAGCAAGGAAAACTTAAATCGTCTAAGGTAATCGAAGCTAAGACTTTGGCTGATTTACAGTCCCAGGTCGTCGAAGCTCTTTAA
- a CDS encoding DUF192 domain-containing protein, whose amino-acid sequence MKPSVFAVIFFLLLFPAAGWGEYQSPIYLEKTTIYVNEHPLVVEIANTEAARQKGLMFRRKLLDNEGMLFIFPSEDYLTFWMKNTLIPLSIGYFNKDKRMVDSYEMEPNQTKVLYHSTEKVLYALEANKGWFAKKGLGRFAVLKLDPRFIGK is encoded by the coding sequence ATGAAGCCGAGCGTATTCGCAGTTATTTTCTTTCTACTTCTGTTTCCTGCCGCAGGTTGGGGAGAATATCAATCTCCCATTTATCTAGAAAAAACCACTATTTACGTTAACGAGCATCCCTTGGTCGTTGAAATTGCGAATACGGAGGCTGCGAGACAAAAAGGCTTGATGTTTAGAAGGAAGCTTCTGGACAACGAAGGAATGCTTTTCATTTTTCCTTCCGAAGATTATTTGACCTTTTGGATGAAGAATACGCTGATTCCGTTAAGTATCGGGTACTTTAATAAGGATAAAAGAATGGTGGATTCCTATGAGATGGAGCCGAATCAAACGAAGGTTCTATATCATTCGACCGAGAAAGTACTGTATGCGTTGGAAGCAAACAAGGGATGGTTTGCAAAAAAGGGACTTGGGCGATTTGCCGTACTTAAATTAGACCCGCGTTTCATCGGCAAGTGA
- a CDS encoding enoyl-CoA hydratase/isomerase family protein, translated as MSEILINVTKEGAVALLEINRPSALNALNEELLIQIKESFQALEKDGTVRVAIVTGQGKAFVAGADIAKMRDLDAKAAEIFSRTGQEAFDTIQNSGIVSIAAVNGFALGGGLELALACDIRVGAEKAKLGLPEVSLGLIPGFGGTQRLARLIGYGRAIELVLTGDMISAEEAYRIGLLNKFVKDGEDLISVAKQIAQSLLKKGPIAVKTAKKIVQEGLDGPLSKGIEAECKAFGGLFAGKESKEGMAAFLEKRQPNF; from the coding sequence ATGAGCGAAATTTTAATCAATGTGACGAAAGAAGGCGCGGTCGCGCTTTTAGAAATAAATCGACCTTCCGCACTGAACGCTTTGAATGAAGAATTATTAATTCAGATTAAAGAGTCGTTCCAAGCTTTAGAAAAGGACGGAACCGTCAGGGTCGCCATTGTTACCGGCCAGGGAAAAGCCTTCGTTGCGGGTGCGGACATTGCAAAAATGCGAGATCTTGACGCGAAAGCCGCGGAAATTTTTTCTAGAACCGGACAGGAAGCATTCGATACGATTCAGAACAGTGGAATCGTTTCCATCGCAGCCGTTAACGGTTTTGCGTTGGGTGGCGGATTGGAATTAGCGTTGGCCTGCGATATTCGAGTTGGAGCCGAAAAGGCAAAGTTGGGTTTGCCTGAAGTCTCCCTCGGATTGATTCCTGGATTCGGTGGGACGCAAAGACTTGCCCGCTTGATCGGTTACGGTCGAGCCATCGAACTCGTACTTACGGGCGATATGATTTCAGCGGAAGAAGCATACAGAATCGGACTGCTTAATAAATTTGTAAAGGACGGAGAGGATCTGATTTCGGTTGCGAAGCAAATCGCTCAATCCCTCTTGAAAAAAGGTCCTATCGCGGTTAAGACGGCTAAAAAAATCGTTCAAGAAGGATTGGATGGTCCGTTGTCCAAAGGAATTGAAGCGGAATGCAAAGCGTTCGGCGGCTTGTTTGCAGGAAAGGAATCTAAAGAAGGAATGGCCGCGTTTCTGGAGAAACGGCAACCGAATTTTTAA
- a CDS encoding PP2C family protein-serine/threonine phosphatase: MNLLNSKTGGILNPWSFLEREFNYKEIGAWKDLIRIDQSFIRIAFLLHFLVYFLLLIPDVRQSHRGVVYFGIILSLNLLSFVLSFQRRYLSAIIHGTNFSIVFLVMLILNESFYIFHDLHSLQLYNNYFLLVGFLVLFQMFRLRVEGCLITGAYSIALHLGFVFVKVKGMNLSLAPLILLVPDVVYIILSIIGTAIVIIVRRLVRISSELDSDYRFLQHELQIARKVQETLFPEEISIKGFRYEVYRSTPNEIGGDFYDFIQLREGNTGVFLTDIAGHGIASALVASFIKIMVATMPYRLKLHPVRLLEYIDDTLLRQFKSHHASGVYIFFDFISKEIHFANGGHPYLIHSQNGSEFREIETTGSIMGFGIKRPIAELVSLPIRSGERLFLYTDGLIENRNKEGKQLGTEGLLEILNKNRVAENLKTFKESIQADLAKFFGDVEFEDDTLFLIIEME, encoded by the coding sequence ATGAATCTATTAAATAGTAAAACCGGCGGAATATTAAATCCTTGGAGCTTCTTAGAGCGGGAGTTCAATTATAAAGAAATCGGTGCGTGGAAAGATCTGATACGGATCGATCAATCGTTTATCAGGATCGCTTTCCTACTGCATTTTCTTGTCTATTTTCTATTGCTTATCCCGGACGTTCGCCAATCTCATAGAGGGGTCGTCTACTTCGGGATCATATTAAGTTTAAATCTACTTAGTTTCGTTCTCTCTTTTCAAAGGCGCTATCTATCGGCGATCATACATGGAACGAATTTTTCCATAGTATTCCTCGTGATGCTGATTTTAAACGAGTCGTTTTATATTTTCCACGATCTACACAGCCTTCAATTATATAATAATTATTTTCTATTAGTCGGGTTCCTAGTCTTATTTCAGATGTTTAGACTTAGGGTGGAAGGTTGCCTGATTACCGGAGCATATTCGATCGCGCTTCATCTCGGTTTCGTATTCGTAAAAGTTAAAGGGATGAATTTGAGCCTTGCCCCTTTGATACTGTTGGTTCCTGATGTCGTCTATATTATTCTTAGCATAATCGGGACCGCTATCGTGATTATCGTTAGAAGACTCGTGAGAATATCCTCGGAACTCGATTCGGATTATCGGTTTCTGCAACACGAACTTCAAATTGCTAGAAAAGTGCAGGAGACCCTATTTCCCGAAGAAATCAGTATTAAAGGATTTAGATACGAAGTATATCGATCTACTCCCAACGAAATTGGCGGCGATTTCTACGATTTTATACAATTACGGGAAGGAAATACCGGCGTTTTTTTGACCGATATCGCGGGCCACGGAATCGCATCGGCTCTTGTTGCGTCGTTTATTAAGATTATGGTAGCGACGATGCCGTATCGATTGAAGCTTCACCCGGTTCGTCTTTTGGAATACATAGACGACACGTTACTACGACAGTTCAAGTCACATCATGCTTCGGGCGTTTACATTTTCTTCGATTTTATCTCAAAGGAGATCCATTTTGCGAATGGGGGACATCCATATCTAATTCATTCGCAAAACGGGAGCGAATTTAGGGAAATCGAGACTACAGGTAGCATAATGGGTTTCGGAATAAAACGACCCATTGCGGAACTTGTAAGTTTACCGATTCGTTCGGGAGAACGTCTTTTTCTATATACCGACGGGCTGATCGAGAATCGAAATAAGGAAGGAAAACAGCTTGGTACGGAAGGGCTTTTGGAAATATTGAATAAGAATAGAGTCGCCGAGAATCTAAAAACCTTTAAAGAATCCATTCAAGCGGATCTCGCTAAGTTTTTCGGAGACGTCGAATTCGAAGACGATACTCTTTTTTTGATAATAGAAATGGAATAG
- a CDS encoding LA_0442/LA_0875 N-terminal domain-containing protein: protein MFHTLIEGLRGSGIIIRFGLIFLVFFFSLDASDFIRLKDGSTIQGKIAYEDDEKILIAENEDFIRYVDKNLVAEINYEKGRPASSRFEKKSSSESVSTGPSDIPVGPVEVRPPMYGPSPSQRSGSGTPDTSIEVIHEIVTDFIWRGLSFSGEDYDRRNNERYRAFNFVPSYQPTVTFNTPLKGFQVQFWGNFQLTERNDKDSDGRLQLYPGGPGPAYPGQGSAGSISPFSAPSPDSLNTECVYDTQTNIMNGHPQTGSTCGGQIPGFKKEQNGMKRSDGLFYAFYYNFDKTNWGTFTAGLWFYNTFNKSTSYVSPPLGASNSLAAQGVSGANNTSTQITRLAWQEYFFFWKLPFLQWANPTISFYTQFSTENAGLMAGKNYLSLTVGHEFFRGKFFRILPQVNVGYAMSNNIVDNRNGVQDVTSTFTFFFGKFFFKAANVWRPNLYLYDTDNYFGATGGYVNRNNRDGKIVDPSKVNGPANQIVLDYINGNSAFSDPVRQVLRESYLLQRIPANLFWFSIGFSQNFWYIK from the coding sequence ATGTTCCATACTCTGATCGAGGGGCTTCGCGGTTCCGGAATCATAATACGTTTTGGACTGATTTTTCTTGTCTTCTTTTTTTCTTTGGATGCTTCGGACTTTATTCGTTTAAAAGACGGTTCCACTATTCAAGGAAAAATCGCGTATGAAGATGATGAAAAAATTCTGATCGCTGAAAATGAGGATTTTATCCGCTACGTAGATAAGAATTTAGTGGCTGAAATAAATTATGAGAAAGGGCGACCTGCGTCGTCCCGATTCGAAAAGAAGTCGAGTTCCGAATCCGTTTCAACGGGTCCATCGGATATTCCGGTCGGCCCTGTAGAAGTCAGGCCGCCGATGTACGGTCCTAGTCCGTCTCAACGTTCCGGAAGCGGAACGCCGGATACTTCGATCGAGGTAATTCACGAAATTGTAACGGACTTTATTTGGAGAGGATTAAGTTTTTCCGGCGAGGATTATGATCGTAGAAACAACGAACGATATCGAGCCTTCAACTTCGTTCCATCCTATCAACCCACTGTGACGTTTAACACTCCTTTGAAAGGATTCCAAGTTCAGTTCTGGGGAAATTTTCAATTGACCGAGAGAAATGACAAAGATAGCGACGGAAGATTGCAATTATATCCCGGTGGACCGGGCCCCGCTTATCCAGGACAAGGTTCTGCAGGTTCTATAAGTCCGTTTTCCGCGCCTTCTCCGGATTCGCTGAACACAGAATGTGTTTACGATACTCAAACTAATATCATGAACGGTCACCCTCAGACCGGATCGACATGCGGAGGTCAGATCCCCGGTTTTAAGAAAGAACAAAACGGGATGAAGCGATCGGACGGTTTATTCTACGCCTTCTATTATAATTTCGATAAGACGAATTGGGGGACGTTCACTGCTGGTCTATGGTTTTATAATACGTTTAACAAAAGTACTTCTTACGTATCCCCTCCTTTGGGGGCCAGTAATTCTCTTGCGGCTCAAGGAGTTTCGGGAGCAAACAACACGTCCACTCAGATCACGAGGCTGGCATGGCAGGAATACTTCTTTTTTTGGAAATTACCATTTCTCCAATGGGCTAATCCTACGATTTCTTTCTATACTCAGTTTTCGACGGAGAATGCCGGTTTAATGGCTGGAAAAAATTATCTGTCTTTGACCGTCGGCCACGAATTCTTTCGCGGTAAGTTCTTTCGAATCCTTCCTCAGGTGAATGTAGGATACGCTATGAGTAATAATATCGTCGATAACAGAAACGGAGTTCAGGATGTTACGTCCACTTTTACTTTCTTTTTCGGAAAATTCTTCTTTAAAGCCGCAAATGTTTGGCGACCGAATTTGTATCTATACGACACGGATAATTATTTCGGAGCAACGGGAGGTTACGTAAATAGGAACAATCGGGACGGGAAAATCGTGGATCCTTCCAAAGTAAACGGCCCCGCAAACCAGATTGTGCTCGATTATATAAACGGTAATTCGGCTTTTTCCGATCCGGTGCGTCAAGTTTTACGGGAATCTTATCTGCTGCAAAGGATTCCGGCTAATTTATTTTGGTTCAGTATCGGATTTTCCCAGAATTTCTGGTATATTAAATAA
- a CDS encoding PAS domain S-box protein, with translation MNRSPKKEKTKDASVDLRDAKRRIKALEKQLKDQTGNGSFFEELLDYSPYPTAIIDSSSGKFMEINPAMLPLFGYSRKELLKKTMMELSPALQPDRQNSLELLRSKFEACKKNKEVSFNWEYLNSTGGAFPCKVRFSRLKNFESMLSVQIEDIRRRKAIDSLLHGTHERFDLLIKNLSEDVWLWDIASNPILPGEKLDDILGYSPKELIRNLEFWKVLIHPDDARKTLTLLQQTLSGKKDLFDADYRMRGKDGTYKWIITRGQVIEKNRAGEAAKMLGFHADISKQKKAEESDRIKRNLEALTTSISTELINLPSHEIGEAIRNTMDKICKFFQMDRVNLVLYDLERLKRTLFYEYISPKAKNKSPSWPELSDINPESFLTKNLLYNKIITLDILEIPDTSIDLKTLLDRVGIKFLVGIPLTLAGTVVGAIGLNAERHRNEVRHRFEEFEIFHLRTIGEVISNALERKKKEEELHSERDLLAGIMDTSVAAITVLTPDGRISYANSSAERILGLSAEDLKERTYNSPEWKSSSIDGGPWQPEDQPFLRVINSGEPVFDVRHAIEDDRGVKKYLSINGSPIKNDLGEITSLVFLVTDITDSLLAERALKESEERLRLALNAANMGTWSWNLEEDSLHWSANTAHLFGISLEEFGGKSEHFFGLIHPDDMEKVQFTVEQSISGKSDDFHIEHRIFHKDGTVHWMEGKGRVYRDIDGNPIRMAGTITDITDRKNAENELKASQLRFQAFYRFANEAILFLNPRTERILDTNPAFLNIFGFVNEKEIQGIPAKSLFTVESWATVHTRLRSFESADNLELRTIRVDGTIFPAIGSIHFYNEKDSYIAAVSLLDTSAIQEIEELKMINNEISVRNKLIEMQKNELEETLEDLKRTQAQLIQSEKMAALGQLIAGIAHEINNPIGAVQASNQNLQECLLRFQTLLPEVQSIIAQMPHDEVESFRHFLNQVRQIREHLAGIEERRVKKELIIEFEALGFQSPYMFADSLADMGFRTIPKEAIPFLKSSKATTLLEYSSIESFFFTNTNTIQIAVDRVSKILYALKNFSHFDTASTKIPASLQDSIETVLTIYQNQLKKGIQVTKEYNDIPKILCYPDDLLHVWTNLIYNSLQAMDFRGRIRIRTYTQNEEVAVEINDSGPGIPESIRGKIFQPFFTTKPPGEGSGLGLDIVHKIIVKHGGRIEVESVPGSTTFRVFLPLLPAE, from the coding sequence GTGAATCGTTCGCCCAAAAAAGAAAAAACCAAAGACGCATCCGTAGACCTACGCGACGCGAAACGACGCATTAAAGCGTTGGAGAAACAATTAAAGGACCAAACTGGAAACGGATCATTCTTCGAAGAACTTTTAGATTATTCACCTTATCCTACCGCTATTATAGATTCCTCCTCCGGAAAATTCATGGAGATAAACCCGGCAATGCTTCCGTTGTTCGGCTATTCCAGAAAAGAACTGCTGAAAAAAACAATGATGGAACTTTCTCCCGCGCTCCAACCGGATCGACAAAATTCTCTCGAATTACTTCGCTCTAAATTCGAAGCATGTAAAAAAAACAAAGAAGTATCTTTTAATTGGGAGTATCTAAATTCGACAGGCGGCGCTTTTCCATGCAAAGTCCGATTTTCAAGATTAAAAAATTTCGAATCGATGCTCAGTGTGCAGATAGAAGACATTCGCAGACGAAAGGCTATCGATTCTCTTCTTCATGGAACTCATGAAAGATTCGACCTATTGATTAAGAATTTATCGGAAGACGTCTGGCTTTGGGATATTGCCTCGAATCCGATTCTTCCCGGCGAGAAACTCGACGATATATTAGGATATTCTCCTAAAGAGTTAATTAGAAACCTCGAATTCTGGAAAGTATTGATACATCCCGACGACGCACGCAAAACTTTAACGCTTTTGCAGCAGACCTTGAGCGGAAAGAAAGATCTTTTCGATGCAGACTATAGAATGCGCGGAAAAGACGGAACTTACAAATGGATTATAACTAGAGGACAGGTTATCGAAAAAAACCGAGCGGGTGAAGCCGCGAAGATGCTCGGCTTTCACGCGGACATTTCCAAACAAAAAAAAGCCGAAGAATCCGATCGGATCAAAAGAAATTTAGAAGCTCTGACGACTTCCATTTCGACCGAGCTGATCAATCTACCTAGTCACGAAATCGGTGAAGCGATTCGTAATACGATGGATAAGATTTGCAAATTTTTTCAGATGGATAGGGTCAATTTAGTTCTGTACGATTTGGAACGACTAAAAAGGACCTTATTCTATGAATATATAAGTCCGAAAGCGAAAAACAAGTCCCCTTCTTGGCCCGAACTATCCGATATCAACCCTGAAAGTTTTTTAACTAAAAACCTTTTATATAATAAAATCATAACCTTGGATATACTGGAAATCCCGGATACCTCCATCGACTTAAAGACATTATTGGATAGAGTTGGAATCAAATTTTTAGTAGGAATCCCGCTCACTCTTGCAGGCACCGTCGTCGGTGCAATCGGATTAAACGCCGAACGGCACAGAAATGAAGTGCGGCACAGATTCGAAGAGTTCGAGATTTTCCATCTGCGAACGATCGGAGAAGTGATTTCAAACGCGTTGGAAAGAAAAAAGAAGGAGGAAGAACTTCATTCCGAACGCGACCTTCTTGCCGGAATCATGGATACTTCCGTCGCTGCGATCACTGTTCTTACACCCGATGGAAGAATTTCGTACGCTAACTCATCCGCGGAAAGAATTCTAGGTCTTAGTGCGGAAGATCTAAAGGAAAGAACTTACAATTCCCCCGAGTGGAAATCCAGTTCGATCGATGGGGGGCCATGGCAACCGGAGGATCAACCCTTTCTCCGCGTAATTAACTCCGGAGAACCGGTATTTGACGTGCGACATGCCATCGAAGACGACAGGGGAGTTAAGAAATATCTTTCCATCAACGGTTCACCGATAAAGAATGATCTAGGAGAAATAACTAGTTTAGTCTTTTTAGTCACGGATATCACCGATTCCCTTTTGGCCGAAAGAGCGTTGAAAGAAAGCGAGGAGCGGCTCCGACTTGCTCTGAATGCCGCCAACATGGGAACATGGAGCTGGAACTTGGAAGAAGATTCCCTCCATTGGTCCGCGAACACGGCACATCTTTTCGGGATCTCACTTGAGGAATTCGGCGGGAAATCGGAACATTTTTTCGGATTAATACATCCCGATGATATGGAAAAAGTTCAATTCACGGTAGAACAATCCATATCGGGCAAAAGCGACGACTTTCATATCGAGCACAGGATCTTTCATAAAGATGGAACCGTCCATTGGATGGAAGGGAAAGGACGAGTTTATAGGGATATCGACGGAAATCCGATCCGAATGGCGGGAACGATCACCGATATTACGGATCGCAAAAATGCCGAAAACGAATTGAAGGCGAGTCAACTTAGATTTCAAGCATTCTATCGATTCGCAAACGAGGCGATTTTATTCCTGAATCCTCGTACTGAGAGAATCTTAGATACCAATCCTGCCTTTTTGAATATTTTCGGATTCGTGAATGAGAAGGAAATACAAGGCATTCCCGCAAAATCATTGTTTACCGTCGAATCTTGGGCTACGGTGCATACTCGTTTGCGATCCTTCGAAAGCGCCGATAATCTGGAGCTAAGAACCATTCGAGTCGACGGAACGATCTTCCCTGCTATCGGAAGTATCCATTTTTATAATGAAAAAGATTCTTATATAGCTGCGGTTAGCTTGTTGGATACTTCCGCAATCCAGGAAATCGAAGAGCTAAAGATGATCAATAACGAGATTTCCGTCAGAAATAAATTGATAGAAATGCAGAAAAATGAATTGGAAGAGACTCTAGAGGATTTGAAACGAACTCAAGCTCAACTAATTCAATCCGAAAAAATGGCGGCCTTAGGACAACTGATCGCAGGTATCGCTCATGAAATCAATAATCCGATCGGGGCAGTTCAGGCATCCAATCAAAATTTGCAGGAATGTCTATTACGCTTTCAGACTCTGCTTCCCGAAGTACAGTCTATTATCGCGCAGATGCCTCATGACGAAGTCGAATCATTCCGTCACTTCCTGAACCAAGTGAGACAAATACGCGAACATTTGGCGGGAATAGAAGAGCGGCGCGTAAAAAAAGAATTAATTATAGAATTTGAAGCGCTCGGTTTTCAATCTCCGTACATGTTCGCCGACAGTTTGGCCGATATGGGATTTCGTACGATTCCGAAAGAAGCCATTCCGTTCCTTAAAAGCTCGAAAGCGACCACTTTATTGGAATATTCTTCCATCGAATCGTTCTTTTTTACGAATACGAATACGATTCAAATCGCGGTGGATCGGGTGTCTAAAATTCTATACGCGTTAAAGAATTTTTCCCACTTCGACACGGCTTCTACGAAAATACCCGCCTCCTTGCAAGACAGCATCGAAACCGTATTGACGATCTATCAAAATCAATTAAAGAAAGGCATCCAAGTCACGAAGGAATACAACGATATCCCGAAGATTTTATGCTATCCGGATGACCTATTGCACGTTTGGACGAATTTAATTTATAACTCGTTGCAAGCCATGGATTTCAGGGGAAGAATACGCATTCGAACGTACACTCAGAACGAAGAAGTGGCGGTGGAAATAAACGATAGCGGCCCCGGAATTCCCGAAAGCATAAGGGGAAAAATCTTTCAGCCATTCTTCACTACTAAGCCCCCAGGAGAAGGTAGCGGGTTAGGACTGGATATCGTTCATAAAATCATCGTGAAGCACGGGGGCAGAATCGAAGTCGAAAGCGTTCCCGGCTCCACGACGTTTAGGGTTTTTCTTCCCCTTTTGCCGGCGGAATAA
- a CDS encoding response regulator gives MEKAILFVDDEALILMSMKSQVKRHLGDTYRYETALDASEAMQIIEELVTEGVKILIVISDWLMPNIKGDEFLRSVHQRYPEIQKIIITGHADIASVEALKKEINLYSYLKKPWDEKELVTTITSALK, from the coding sequence GTGGAGAAAGCGATACTCTTCGTCGATGACGAGGCACTCATTCTAATGAGCATGAAATCTCAAGTAAAAAGACACTTGGGAGATACCTACCGCTATGAAACTGCCTTGGATGCTTCGGAGGCGATGCAAATTATCGAAGAACTGGTAACCGAGGGTGTGAAAATATTGATAGTTATTTCGGATTGGTTAATGCCGAATATAAAAGGGGATGAGTTTCTACGTAGCGTTCATCAAAGGTATCCCGAGATACAGAAAATTATCATAACTGGGCACGCAGACATCGCCTCGGTGGAAGCTCTTAAGAAAGAAATCAACCTCTATAGTTATCTAAAAAAACCTTGGGATGAAAAAGAACTCGTCACTACTATCACTTCCGCGTTGAAATAA